In one Epinephelus lanceolatus isolate andai-2023 chromosome 19, ASM4190304v1, whole genome shotgun sequence genomic region, the following are encoded:
- the scpp8 gene encoding secretory calcium-binding phosphoprotein 8 has translation MSSSQSCMEVRHLSALRQRVITAAQNPIDYIQDLRETRRNERADLVLQKTDKNQSEMELLTTALVIVILSTTASANPTGSRRHHDADIADHDLKQGWLDGNNRWSWSSESTESTESSSYEDSSAESDQSESSESSESSESESSEESSEEVLITDQTTTVVTTTGMTTTDMTTTDMTTTDMTTTDMTTTDMTTTDMTTTDMTTTDMTTTDMTTTDMEDGSTPTPEPDTMTTDEPTVTKTTPPPATPTTPPCDVTQCITLDIPTEAPITENRGDN, from the exons ATGAGCAGCAGCCAGTCCTGCATGGAGGTCAGACATCTTTCTGCACTGAGACAGAGAGTGATCACAGCCGCACAGAATCCTATTGATTATATTCAGGATTTAAGAGAAACAAGAAGGAACGAGAGAGCAGATTTGGTGCTACAGAAAACTG acaagaaccaatcagagatGGAGCTTCTGACAACCGCCCTCGTCATCGTTATTCTGTCTACAACAGCCTCCGCTAATCCA ACTGGTTCACGTCGGCATCATGATGCAGACATTGCTGACCATGATTTGAAACAGGGATGGCTGGATGGGAACAACAGGTGGTCTTGGTCTTCTGAATCTACTGAATCTACTGAATCTTCGAGCTACGAAGACTCGTCTGCAGAGTCGGATCAGTCAGAGTCATCAGAATCCAGCGAATCTTCAGAAAGTGAATCTTCGGAGGAATCCTCTGAGGAAGTTCTGATCACTGATCAGACCACTACAGTCGTGACCACCACTGGCATGACCACCACGGACATGACTACCACAGACATGACCACCACAGACATGACCACCACGGACATGACCACCACAGACATGACCACCACGGACATGACCACCACGGACATGACCACCACAGACATGACCACCACGGACATGACAACTACCGATATGGAAGACGGGAGTACGCCCACTCCTGAGCCAGACACAATGACCACAGATGAGCCAACTGTGACAAAAACAACGCCCCCGCCTGCCACACCGACCACACCACCCTGTGATGTGACTCAGTGTATTACCCTGGATATTCCAACAGAAGCTCCCAtcacagaaaacagaggagaCAACTAA